From the Hevea brasiliensis isolate MT/VB/25A 57/8 chromosome 15, ASM3005281v1, whole genome shotgun sequence genome, one window contains:
- the LOC110673190 gene encoding probable membrane-associated kinase regulator 1, with protein MGKRREKDLRSSQTLPSSPSHSFSSSSSSDFEFTISLSPRKSSTAICPADELFYKGQLLPLHLSPRISMVRTILLASSSTSSSSDTTTTASRDSTGSSNESTSSFSSDLVSLGECDSSRPSSVTEEDEFKRLNNAYPHIQSHVHLNSQIKKSNKYFSLSRFSSVFKKEPKNRENDAVSGSSVKRMSATAKEVIRKYLKKVKPLYEKLSQKQQQKMAGVNPMPTAPISSVSFSMKSERSDDSNKNASKESNRGFAHSFSGNLRYPRRRSCISSCPSSMRSSPSHSGVLCRNGFVGSGTGSRVGGGMCYADNSSMEELQSAIQGAIAHCKNSMMKSKTMMSNEI; from the coding sequence ATGGGGAAGAGAAGAGAGAAAGACTTAAGATCGTCCCAAACTCTACCCTCATCACCTTCTCattctttctcttcctcttcttcctcagATTTTGAGTTCACAATCTCTCTGTCTCCGCGCAAATCATCCACAGCTATATGTCCAGCAGACGAGCTCTTCTATAAGGGCCAGCTTTTGCCTCTACATCTCTCCCCTCGCATTTCTATGGTCCGCACAATCCTCTTAGCCTCTTCAAGCACTTCCTCCTCTTCCGACACGACCACCACCGCCTCTCGCGACTCTACTGGCAGCTCTAATGAATCCACCTCGTCCTTCAGTAGCGATCTTGTCTCGCTTGGAGAGTGTGACTCTTCAAGACCCAGTTCTGTCACCGAAGAAGATGAGTTCAAGCGGCTTAACAACGCCTACCCTCACATTCAAAGCCATGTTCACTTGAATTCCCAGATCAAGAAGAGCAATAAATACTTCTCTCTATCGAGATTCTCTTCTGTGTTCAAGAAAGAGCCCAAGAACCGCGAAAATGATGCCGTGTCTGGTTCTTCAGTGAAAAGAATGAGCGCCACAGCAAAGGAGGTAATAAGGAAGTACTTGAAGAAAGTGAAGCCATTGTACGAGAAACTTTCCCAGAAACAACAGCAAAAAATGGCCGGTGTAAATCCAATGCCTACAGCACCAATAAGCAGCGTCTCATTCTCCATGAAATCAGAGAGATCTGATGACTCTAACAAGAACGCAAGCAAGGAAAGCAACCGAGGATTTGCCCACTCTTTCTCAGGAAACCTGAGGTACCCAAGAAGGAGAAGCTGCATTTCAAGCTGCCCATCGTCCATGCGGTCATCCCCTAGCCACTCTGGCGTGCTATGTAGAAACGGTTTCGTGGGTTCAGGCACAGGTAGCAGAGTCGGTGGTGGTATGTGCTATGCAGATAATTCATCAATGGAGGAGTTGCAGAGTGCCATTCAAGGTGCAATCGCTCATTGCAAGAACTCCATGATGAAAAGCAAGACTATGATGAgcaatgaaatttaa